The segment TTTAAAGCTTTGCTGGGCTTTTGAATATGATCAAATTTTTGATATTCCCGGGGGGATACACTTTAGACTGAAAGATGCTGGTCATATTCTTGGTGCCGCAAATGTTGAAATATGGTGTGAAGGGAAAAAGTTTGTTTTTTCAGGGGATATAGGTCGTCCAGGGACGCCCATCATCCGAGATCCCTCTCCGATCAAAGAGGCGGATTATATCATCATGGAATCAACCTATGGAGGACGCAAGCATCCGCCTTTTTCCCTGGCCAAAAAGCAATTAAAAGCTATTATTGAGAAAGCCCGCGAAGAACATGCGCGTATTTTCATACCATCTTTTGCCATAGGTCGTACTCAGGAGCTGATTTATTTTTTGAATGACTTAGTGGAATCAGGCGAAATAAAACCTCTTCCGGTAATTGTTGATAGCCCTATGGCGCTAAAAGTGACCAAAATATACGCCAAGTATACCAATCTTTATGATGAGGAAGCGCTAGCCCGTTTAGCAAAGGGTGATCAAATATTTTCTTTTCCCCTTCTTTTTGCGGCAGCTTCAGTTGAGGCCTCATGCCGTATAGAACAAATAAAACCGCCTTATCTGATTATTGCAGGATCTGGCATGGTTACCGGTGGGCGCATAATCGAACATTTAAAAAGACACTTATCTTCTAGAAGAAGTTATGTGGTTTTTGTGGGGTATCAAGCTAAAGGGACTCCAGGAAGGGAGATTCTTTTACGGAAACCTAGAGTTTTTCTTGATCATATGCCGGTAGAGAATCGGGCCAAAATTTTTAGAATAGAAGCCTTTTCCGCTCATGCAGACCATCAAGAGTTGCTTAGTTGGCTAAAGAATTTTGAAAAAGAACCCAAGCGCGTTTTCCTTACCCATGGGGAACCAGGGGCACGCAGTGTTCTTTTAAAAGACATACGCCAAAACTTAGGCTTTACGGTAGAGGCTCCGCGACTTGGGAGAAAAGTTACTTTTTGAACACGTAAACCCGCTGGCCTCCATGGGAAAAACTCGTGAGCACTTTTAATTCAAAGGGAAAAGCGATAGGGACTTTTTTGCTTGGATAGATGAACGTAAGGTGCCAGGCAAAAAAATCCTTTTGAAGCTTTCGAGCTAAAGTCCTCAAGGGGATGAGTGTTTCTCGAATACGCTTACCAAATGGAGGGTTGGTAACGATAAAACCTTTGGGGGCAGGGGGTTTTAAGTGTTTGACTTCTTGCTTTTTGAAGCTTGTCCATGGGGCAACTCCTGCAGCTTTAGCGTTTTGCTGAGAAGCCAGGATAGCCTTTTCACTCCAATCAAAACCATAGATAGGGGAGGAGGGAGGGGAAATCTTTTTCTGGGCAGCTTCTACAAGGGCTTCAAAAAGATCTTTTTGGTAATTTTTCCAGTTTTGAAAGGCAAAAGAGCGATTAAGACCGGGGGCCATGTTTGCGGCAATCATTGCAGCTTCTATGA is part of the Thermodesulfatator atlanticus DSM 21156 genome and harbors:
- a CDS encoding MBL fold metallo-hydrolase; the encoded protein is MGSIIFCGACGTVTGSAYFLETGGKRILIDCGLYQEKDYEKINSNFLFDPKKIDYVILTHAHLDHSGRLLELVRDGFKGEILTTEPTVDLLEIVLADRLHLEPKLGPKSLVKKVLKLCWAFEYDQIFDIPGGIHFRLKDAGHILGAANVEIWCEGKKFVFSGDIGRPGTPIIRDPSPIKEADYIIMESTYGGRKHPPFSLAKKQLKAIIEKAREEHARIFIPSFAIGRTQELIYFLNDLVESGEIKPLPVIVDSPMALKVTKIYAKYTNLYDEEALARLAKGDQIFSFPLLFAAASVEASCRIEQIKPPYLIIAGSGMVTGGRIIEHLKRHLSSRRSYVVFVGYQAKGTPGREILLRKPRVFLDHMPVENRAKIFRIEAFSAHADHQELLSWLKNFEKEPKRVFLTHGEPGARSVLLKDIRQNLGFTVEAPRLGRKVTF